The proteins below are encoded in one region of Sminthopsis crassicaudata isolate SCR6 chromosome 1, ASM4859323v1, whole genome shotgun sequence:
- the LOC141550310 gene encoding eukaryotic initiation factor 4A-III-like translates to MAATATMATSGSARKRLLKEEDMTKVEFETSEEVDVTPTFDTMGLREDLLRGIYAYGEQCVGADEVAGVSPTEAGTRLEGKEARTRERRVECALDF, encoded by the coding sequence ATGGCTGCCACAGCCACGATGGCTACTTCAGGTTCTGCGCGAAAGCGGCTGCTGAAGGAGGAAGACATGACCAAAGTGGAATTCGAGACCAGCGAAGAGGTGGACGTGACACCCACCTTCGACACGATGGGTTTGCGGGAGGACCTGTTGCGTGGCATATACGCCTACGGTGAGCAGTGCGTGGGGGCTGACGAGGTTGCAGGGGTCTCGCCGACCGAAGCAGGCACGCGGCTGGAAGGGAAGGAGGCACGGACCAGGGAGAGAAGGGTAGAATGTGCTCTGGACTTTTAG